From a region of the Mercurialis annua linkage group LG1-X, ddMerAnnu1.2, whole genome shotgun sequence genome:
- the LOC126674063 gene encoding uncharacterized protein LOC126674063, with translation MKDSKIKTPKHYIICCCHHPSIPSKFLRYPPLFQPPPPSIHFHRWYLPKPTAHLVTCQQQVNLLLRRQQVGLLLRRRSSPLTIVVDVYHHRVFLFAGGLFLNSRRKASSAASFLFIFVGGTHIRKDDKCRDPNMRLAKKNHFH, from the exons ATGAAAGACTCAAAAATAAAAACCCCTAAACACTACATAATTTGTTGCTGCCACCACCCTTCCATCCCATCAAAGTTCCTCCGCTACCCTCCCCTATTCCAGCCACCGCCTCCATCCATCCACTTCCATCGTTGGTATCTTCCAAAGCCGACCGCCCATCTTGTCACCTGCCAGCAACAAGTGAATCTTCTTCTTCGTCGACAGCAAGTAGGTCTCCTTCTTCGGCGGCGAAGCTCCCCTTTAACAATTGTAGTAGATGTTTATCACCATCGGGTTTTTCTCTTTGCCGGCGGTCTGTTCTTGAATAGCCGTAGGAAAGCTTCGTCGGCAGCGAGTTTTCTCTTCATCTTCGTCGGCG GGACCCATATTAGAAAAGACGACAAGTGCAGGGACCCAAATATGCGTTTGGCCAAAAAAAATCACTTCCATTAA